The following proteins are encoded in a genomic region of Glycine max cultivar Williams 82 chromosome 18, Glycine_max_v4.0, whole genome shotgun sequence:
- the LOC100778994 gene encoding fimbrin-5 isoform X2 — protein MASEPVHSSRTSNPQIQERTQSGRVTVGNFRPIFKKLKGFSELFTEDEIKDALAESHQNMDEEIDFESFLRVSFCFLFLFYPLRS, from the exons ATGGCTTCAGAGCCAGTTCACTCAAGTCGAACTTCAAACCCTCAAATCCAAG AAAGGACTCAATCAGGACGTGTTACTGTCGGAAATTTTCGacctatttttaagaaattgaagGGTTTCTCTGAACTGTTCACTGAGGATGAGATTAAGGATGCCTTGGCAGAGTCACATCAGAACATGGATGAAGAGATTGATTTTGAGTCCTTCCTTAGGgtgagtttttgttttttatttttattttacccacTGAGAAGTTGA
- the LOC100778994 gene encoding uncharacterized protein isoform X1 — protein MPHILPWYWYVFSILLSQSLRASLVAIYCWIGLNVVPSVCCFSPTESNMSSFVGVLVSDPWLQSQFTQVELQTLKSKKGLNQDVLLSEIFDLFLRN, from the exons GTACGTTTTCTCAATTCTCCTTTCCCAATCGCTTCGTGCCAGCCTTGTCGCAATCTACTGTTGGATCGgt CTCAATGTTGTTCCGagtgtttgttgtttttctcCAACCGAGTCGAACATGTCTAGTTTCGTCGGTGTCCTTGTTTCTGATCCATGGCTTCAGAGCCAGTTCACTCAAGTCGAACTTCAAACCCTCAAATCCAAG AAAGGACTCAATCAGGACGTGTTACTGTCGGAAATTTTCGacctatttttaagaaattga